The sequence aataaatataaacttGTGTGAAATAAAtacaatctttaaaaaaattggcacgtgaaataaataaattgtacacttatttagtgcacaatcTATTTATTAATAGATTGTGCACCAAATAAGTGTACAATATTGAATAAAAAGAATTGggcactaaataagtgcacaattcataaaaaatgaattgtgcacttatttagtgcacaatcTGATCTTTACCTTTTTTAACGCTGTTGGTAAGACTTCCGTTAAAATCTAAAGgtattgtgcacttaataagtgcacaaagcCTATTTTGGTACTTCTTTTTTTATATGGCATAAATTGATACTTTTTCTAGTTTTAGGGCATATTTTGGTTCCGAACTCTAAAGTTTCAAATAGTGACCAATCTaacttataaattataaatttatgtgAATTTAATAGCTTTTTTCCTCACATCTTACGAATTCATGTGAATTCATAAGATTTTGGCAAGAGAGCGGGGGGATGGTGGAGGGTGCTCAGAACATTACGAGgataaagatttaaaaaattaaaaaaactacaaTATTTTGGTCTAACGATAATTCTAAGATTGAGAACTCGAATAGTAGCATATAGGAAGATAGGTGCTCTTAATCTATTGTGATGAGACATATCCTTTCTCGCCTTATAGCATTTTGTCGAATCGATACACTTCAAATGACACACATATTCTATgaagaatcaaaattcaaaatcaaacatgCATGTCTAGCCATTCATGAATTCCTAAGCAGAATCCTCGGAGTCATCAAGATGATCTAGATAGTGAGAGATTATTTTCGAGATCCATTTATCACCTTGCAGAAAGTTGTACACAGTAAACTTGAACGTTTCTTCTTTATCAATCACTTTCGACCATTTTACTCTGTCTTTGGTATCTAACCCTGGTCCTCTATTATTATACTCCGCCATATATATGTCCGTCACTTTCGGGTGCGGAGCCCAGCCTTGCGGGTCAGTAAAACCACTTATATAACTCGACAGGCTTACTCCCTTCCCCTGATTTTTCCATGGCCAGCCTAGGACACCAGAAAATTCTGTCCTATTAAAACCTGATACAGGGAATAATTCACAATTCTGAAGAACTAGCCCTGGATTCGGAGTATTCTGATCTGCACCTGGGGCAAGTATCCTGATTCCTTGCCCTTCCATGGGTGATCTTGCTTTAacaaaactattctgaaaaatgACTCGTCCACTGCCACTGATAAAATCAACAGTGCCGGAAACGTTGCATTCTCTGAAAAATGCAAATTCGGAACCATTCTATGCCACCAAATTAAAAAAGGCACCAAACTATGTCATATATTTAAAAGAGTACCAAACTATGtttaactcacaaaaattgtgagttatgcacaAATATTTTTAACGGAAGGCAGCTGACAatgttaaatttttagaaaaatgcataactcatgtgagttattcattcttattttagCATAACtcagaaaaattgtgagttacacattttattttaaatatctcacaaaaattgtgagttatgcatttttattttaacataacttacaaaaaattgtgagttatgcattttattataacataactcacaatttttgtgatttatgccttttattttaatataactcAGATAAATTATGAGTTATCCATTCTTTTGTGAGTAATACGTTCAATGGCTGAATCATAGTTAATACGTTCATTGTGATTCTCAATTATCTACTCCAAAATTGCTAAGAGAGCATTACTGGCTTAGAAAGAACTTCTAGACAGTTTATCTAGCAGGTGAAAAGTAAACAAATCGTATAAAGAAGTGCAACCGAAATTTCCATTAACAGATCATTTAGGCATACCATCCAAACCGTAgaattgttagggtttttgccctgatttttttactatatttaaattttattttttcttagaaggaaaataaaagttatcataattacttttactttttctgaaagaaaaagtaaaattcttttccatatttggctacatctataaataaaagaccccccttctcataccataacacaatagcatccacaatgtagtcattaaagggtctttgtttaggaggagatttctcccaataggtttaatgTGCTTTGATATTAAActttataatatgtaggccgattggccaaaacatataataatttaatccttttagtattgtttttcgttgtcattttatttatcgtctcatagtttgcaactaatagcttccgcatgacgccctctcaatttcgaacccaacaaatggtatcagagattacggttcaatggtccaatggtatgatgagacgagattaaacaggttcaaagcggttcCCACATTAGTTGACATACCCTTTCGTTACGCGTTCATCTGCCCGTATAACTTTCGACATGAAGGATAGTCACAACCAACATAGGTAAAAACTTACTAAAATctcaacaaattaaatattagtCTGAATTCATAGTAATGATAAAAATATCTTAAGCTGAATCTATTAAATTAAAGATCCACCTCTTTTCCCACCCCCAAAAAACAGAAAAACATTAAAGTAAATAACTAGTTTGCTAAAGACAAATTCACATAAAATACAAAGATTCACTAAGagacttttattttaaaaagcagCTAAATGACTAATATATCTGAGCAATAGTATAGCAATTTTAGGGCTAACGTACTGAAATCATGACCATCAACTTACAAGAAAATTGATAAACTTTGATGCTTAAGTGGGCATATATGTTCAAGATacacaaataattatttaatcatgAACTAAATACATTGTGAACCTTCAACTATAAATGTTATTATAGAAAACTGATGAAAGTAAAAATATGAAACTGTAAATGCCTTCATGTAGATTCCTATGAAATGATTTCTTGGTATATAGATGTACCGGTATTAATACATACATTAAAGTATCTACTTAGATGTAAAATTTGCCTTTAGCATTAAATATGATTTATCATTCAATGTATttcctaaaatattaaatttattatattcaaaagataatatgataaaatcatctatatcatttactatttctaaatctATGTATCAAGTCAATAATGGACAACTATTAATGAACGAATGAGTAATTAATAAATTTTGTTTGGTAGCTTCACTCTGAatatatttgacattatttaaaataggcaaatttaaatataataacctCGTCAAGTTTCAAATAGTGACAAATCTAACTTATGACTTTTTAAGAATTCAATAGCTTTTTTTCATACCTTATGAATTTATGTGAATTCAATAGCTTTTTCctcatattttatgaatttatgtgAATTTAATAGTTTTTCCCTCAtattccctccgtttcattttacttgagTTTTTTTTACTTTGCACAATCATTAAGAAAAACATCAATTAGAAgtatattttacaaaattaactctattaatgatgttttgaaactctaAAGATAACTATTACTATATTAGTTAGTTATTTAATCTTGAGGATAATTTGGGAAAGAAGTAATAAAACACTCTTGATTTGtgaaaatgaaaaactaatttgaaataaacatatttagaatgaaggtaaaataaaatagaacGAAAAGGAGTACTtactaatattttcttttcctctCAATTGTTAACTATCAGGTTTTTCTCTACCCATCGTCACCATGACATTACTCTTCTAATTTCCAATCAAACAACCTACATGGAGCATTTAATTTGttaatctcattttttttatcaaagcTTGCAATCTGCAAGTAAGATGCTACATGAGTTTCTAGCCCAAAGCCTGGTTACAACAAGGCACTTTGGGGGGAgaaggtgggggggggggggggggggagcaaCACGATTTTGGTCTAATAATAATTCTTCGATTGGGAAATTGGATAGTGGCATATGGGAAGCTAGGTGCTCTAAATCTATTGTGATGAGACATATCCTTTCCCGACTTACAGCATTTTGTCGAATCGATGATACACTTCAAAATGACATATAtattttgtgaaaaatcaaaatcaaacatgcACGTCTAAACACTCATGAATTCGTAAGCAGAATCCTTAGAGTCATCAAGATGATCTACATAGTGCGGgattattttgggatttatctATCACCTTGCAGAAAATTGCGTACAGTAAACTTGAACGCTTCTTCTTTATCAATGACTATCGACCATTTTACTCGGTGTTTGGTATTGGAACCTGGTCCTCTATGTTTATACTCTGCCAAATACTTGTCAATCCCGGGTTTGGAGCCCAGCCTTTCGGGTCAATAAAGCCACTTATATAAATCGACATGATTGCTCCCTTTTGGTGGCCAGCCCAACAAACTTGAAAACTCTGACCtattaaaacatgatattttacAATTCTGAATAACTAGCCCTGGGGCAAGTATTCTGATTCCTTGCCATTTCATTGGTGATCTTGctttaacaataataatttacGTCGATAGTTGTCCACTATTGAATTGACATACATATTAAGCaactataaataataagaataattttactttttaatataataaatttgttGTCATGTGAAATGCGTTGACTAGTGAATAGtataaaaaacaaagataaaatgagttgaaaagaataaattatgcattgatttttcaaactgtaTAAGTATTGCTGAGCatctatttttataatagtgaacaagtattgttggacaGATGGAGTATTTTAAAATCAACCGTGCCAGAAACATCACATTCTCTGAAAAATGCAGAGTCTGTTTGGGCAAAATTTGTGTCACTGTAATGCCATTTGTTTACAATTCATGATTCATTGGAACCGACTTTTAATGGCtataactgaaatactgaaatttgtGTCAGAAAAAAATGTAATGTGTTTTGTAACATTGAATAGTTGTATATAGTTCTCGTTGTTTATTGTTGATTTGGGTCatatggtttggttattttgagcAAGTATAAATGGAaaaagagaaaatggccaaaagccccaacctttaaccaaaatctcaactacacacttatatttTGCAGTAAAGGTTGGAAGGGTTTTCGGTCATTTTCTCATGGAAAAATGAAAATGGGCATGGTATTTGGGCTTAGTGAAGAGGAAAATATTTGGGCCACAATTTGTTCCTTCTTTAACACAGATACATTTATGTACTTTTTTTTCGGAAAGATACAACTGTGTACTTAAAAACgttatgattattttatgaaaattacatGAATataatcttttaaatatttaattatactGTGTATAActtttatatttcaatatatattttctaattaaattcacaataaataagaaaatattcatcCTTCATCACATTTTTTTGATTTGATACTTTTGATTGTACGTTTCTTCCTCATTCTTTCAAGTTAATTTATAAAATTCTACTCAATCGTTTTAAaaagtttgatttattttttgaaacgAGCAGTTCTAGTCATTTTAgttaactagtttaggtgtacgcgccttacCCGTGTAACTCACTTTAGTGAGTTTACACGTTAcattaaatagaatatttgtttaattaaatctaacataTACAAACAAAATTCTCAACGCCAATCAAAAtttatctaccacttgtaaactacaacaaaacaatacgatgatagagatatcaaaataatacaattaaacctaacttttgcAAAAGATTTTTCTCAAAGTCGATTGACATTCATCTGTCACTTGTCAACTACAATTAATAATACGATaatagtgatatcaaaacaatacaactaaatctaacctttacacacacaaaaaaaattctcaaagtagagacatcaaaacaatacaattaaatctaaacttttcctaaaaaaaaaaattcaaagccgaccTACAtttatctaccatctgtaaattacaacaaaataatacggtaataaaaatatcaaaataatataattaaatttaatctttacacaaaaaattcataacaaaactttgTGTAAAGGttatgatcaataaaatcaaaacataatataaatagaaatttgaaattcaaaaatcacaaagtTACCCAATAACAAAGCTATGATCACAAAATGTTATTACTCAAATAAAGTATTCTTACAAACCTAAAAACGgacttataaaattaaaaaaaaaataaaaatataaagactaTTAAACTAAAACATTATAACAAAAGCATAATAGTGatacctaaaaaagaaaaagcaatacCTTTTCTCTGGGGTGAAATCCAGTACCTTTTTTAATTGAAATACACGAATTGCATTTATATTTTggaagattttttttctttgttcttcCTTTAGAAGTCTTAACCTAATTTATGTAAaatagtttttcaattttttaaaaatatttagaactttaccttatatagaaattttcttatataataatttctttgaagttggattttcttgccataaatttaggaattcaaCTAAATGTAGAAAATcttctttataatatatatatatatatagtcaatattcaatattaaaaattgattaaaaaaatatgaaaagacgattttgtctattacgaaatcttttaatgaagggcaaaaagttcaaatcacttttctaaagattttcacacttttaatatattatagattattgatTTTGAGTAATTTTGTAAGATGAAACAATTTTGTGtacattttaacttattttatatatttttaaaaaaatatataattttatctattttattatattaattataaaatttttaagagTTTCAAGATTCACGTGATTTATGCCCAATGCCTGGCTTCGTATCAAGTAAAGTATTTCATTTGCGATCTTATCtcttaaaatactaaatatacaATATGTTGGACATGTACATTTAACACTACTTCATAGCTAATGCTTATTTAAGTTTAGACATATGTATCGATataaaatactccctccgtttaaaaaaaaatgacctaNNNNNNNNNNNNNNNNNNNNNNNNNNNNNNNNNNNNNNNNNNNNNNNNNNNNNNNNNNNNNNNNNNNNNNNNNNNNNNNNNNNNNNNNNNNNNNNNNNNNatatatatatatatatatatatatatatccagcGTCTCCTATCGGAAGTCTATTTGGCATATATTTAgtcttattattgttatgataCTGACTGGaatagtttttttctttcttaaatttggGTAAGAAATTACCATATTGCATAAGCCCTGTGGAGGAACTTTCCTCTTTTTTTGGATTCTTAAAGTTTCCTTGCGGTCCTCTCGTATCTCCACTGTTCATGAGAACATGgtaattttgatctttttaaacCTGTCAAATGGGTCGGGTTGAACCGGCTCGGCCCATTAAGCCCGCCCGGTGCAGTGAGCCCACGGGCTGGCGGTCCCAGGCTGgaccattttttattttgagcCCAGTTGATCTGGCTCGAACTCAACTCGGACCAGGCCCACCGATTGCccggtaatattttttttaatttaattcttgAGCAAAACTAGCGGTTTGGGCCAACGAACCGTTGGGCCCAACAGCTACATAGCCATTTGGAGCCTCCAACGGCCATATggcccattttttaaaaaaaaaataaaaatactttaaaagatttttttaaatccaatttttttttatataaataccttacactttcaaatcattttttatacaattctcattttctctcaaatattttatatatctcTTAAAGTGCTTAATTTTACTTATTAATTTTGCGATTTCAAATACGAGtgaaagttttctaaagtcgaaactttcggatacttttaaaatttgatattttcgttccatctcttacttttaatttttaattagtgtattaattattgaatatttatttttattatttttgcgtattttgaatattttttagtttgatttatactatggataaattaagaaacctcggtaaaatAGTCACAAAAAATTATCCCGAAAGTGGTAGTGACAGTAAAAAGCGAATTAGTGGCGGTAGAGGTAGtacaagtagtagatatacccgtgtggcTCAAGtaccacttagtcaaccttttgaagaagaagtaggtgtaggtgttcacgatatggattatttagaagctcagaaaaattacggtatagaagaagatgaagatgatgaaaatattggtgagacacccgtaGTAATAAATGCTAATTTTAGATTTGAATCAGTTAACCTTTCTCCCTGTCCTTCCAATGTCCCTAAAAGTCGTAGAAAAACTACCATTGTATGAGAATTTTTTACACCTATAGAAGGAAaaactaaggtgcaatgcaatatttgtcaacaagtatATGAGTATAAAAGAGTAGGTAATCAAAGGGGTAAGGGTTCATTAATGAGAAATATAAAAGATAATCATGCTAGAGAGTTTCTTATTGCAAAAGGTGatggtgaggctgttggtgggccaacacaaactagaatgaaCCCAAGAACCGGTCAGTTAATTAAGAATTTTAATAAATTGAGAAACCggaaagaaatagcaaaaatggtagttgtggatTGTTTGCCTTTCACTTTTCCTTCTTCGAATGCTTTATTCACTCTATTCAAGCAATTTTTAATCCTGTGTTTAATGGTATTTCTAGAAATACTTGTTGGGCCGATacttttagacttcattcacaatatgtttattatttatctacattgttaaaaaaaattcaatgcaGAATaactctaacttctgatcttggtcgtgttgttaataaaaatgattatttaaccattacttgtcactggatagatagtaattttgttatgcaaaaacgtattctatcttttttgtatgatgaagatcgtagacatactggAGAATTTATTTCTGAATCAATTAGTAAAGTtgtagaattttatggtattgaaagaaaagttttatgtattgcttttgataatgtttctaacaacaagactgttattaaaaagttaaaagcTGATCTCtctccgccgttacctgaaatatttcatgttaagtgtgtttttcatatatataatttaattgtaagagatggtcttgaattttttgtgctttatattgaaaaaatccagcttgttgttggctttatttaaggaaataatctggacaaaaaattagagaatttaaagttaaatgtgaacaaaatgaacTTCGactgatattgatgcctgaaaaatgtgatactagatgaaatgctacgaatgattatttaaaaacttgtcatgcTTATATAGTTCCTATTACACCAACTTTTAACCAATATTggggttcatttgttgattcggCTGAAtttatgctacatgattctgattgggctgtaattgatgatcttgttaagtttttgggaaaatatatagctacggttgaatttttcggtgcttattatcctactgtttgtaaattttagcatatatagccgatatttctgctttgctcaaagaatata comes from Capsicum annuum cultivar UCD-10X-F1 chromosome 2, UCD10Xv1.1, whole genome shotgun sequence and encodes:
- the LOC107858278 gene encoding probable pectinesterase/pectinesterase inhibitor 46, whose product is MSKVIRADERVTKGECNVSGTVDFISGSGRVIFQNSFVKARSPMEGQGIRILAPGADQNTPNPGLVLQNCELFPVSGFNRTEFSGVLGWPWKNQGKGVSLSSYISGFTDPQGWAPHPKVTDIYMAEYNNRGPGLDTKDRVKWSKVIDKEETFKFTVYNFLQGDKWISKIISHYLDHLDDSEDSA